One genomic window of Micromonospora sp. WMMD1128 includes the following:
- a CDS encoding sugar transferase, with protein sequence MARLPAFEHPAASSTGAAAVTGSMDTTTVLPYAGSRASTRTRRLRAWMVTAPIDVVALLAPLLLAQTYWRGTLVNAALTVGFFATGGLYRPRRHISILDELPSLGGRLLASGAVVAIIAALRHDSVLYVSGFMRGVALSAGLVVVGRAVNTRIVLLARRRRWVEHNAIVVGGGPIGGELARLLRRYPQYGLRFVGAVDVPSRQKPGSLPLIGTLADVEKLVTVVECEVLVIADPDCSESELMEALLRPASSRCDLWAVPRLWGSRSQGGHPDHIGAIPIVKIGDTTLGGPRWMVKRASDVVFAVVALVLLSPLLLLCAVATFLDGGRGIFFRQERIGRYGRPFRVVKFRTMRPADEHESQTTWSIAHDRRIGPIGRFMRRASLDELPQLWNILRGEMSVVGPRPERPYFVEKFSVAYPAYAMRHRVPVGLTGLAQVSGLRGDTPISDRARFDNYYVENWSLWLDIKIVLRTVTEVFRGAGR encoded by the coding sequence ATGGCACGCCTACCGGCGTTCGAGCATCCGGCCGCGTCGTCGACGGGCGCCGCGGCGGTGACCGGCAGCATGGACACGACCACGGTGCTGCCGTACGCGGGGTCCCGGGCCTCGACGCGTACCCGCCGGTTGCGGGCCTGGATGGTGACGGCCCCGATCGACGTCGTGGCGCTGCTCGCCCCGCTGCTGCTGGCCCAGACCTACTGGCGGGGGACGCTCGTCAACGCCGCGCTCACGGTGGGGTTCTTCGCCACCGGCGGGCTCTACCGGCCGCGCCGGCACATCAGCATCCTGGACGAGTTGCCAAGCCTCGGCGGCCGGCTGCTGGCCTCCGGCGCGGTGGTGGCCATCATCGCGGCGCTGCGACACGACTCGGTGCTCTACGTCAGCGGCTTCATGCGGGGTGTCGCGCTCTCCGCCGGCCTGGTGGTCGTGGGGCGGGCGGTGAACACCCGGATCGTCCTGCTGGCCCGCCGGCGTCGCTGGGTGGAGCACAACGCGATAGTGGTCGGCGGCGGGCCGATCGGCGGCGAGCTGGCCCGGCTGCTGCGGCGCTACCCGCAGTACGGATTGCGTTTCGTGGGCGCGGTGGACGTCCCGTCCCGGCAGAAACCCGGGTCGCTGCCGCTGATCGGCACGCTCGCCGACGTGGAGAAGCTCGTCACGGTGGTGGAGTGCGAGGTGCTCGTCATCGCCGACCCGGACTGCTCCGAGTCGGAGCTGATGGAGGCGCTGCTCCGGCCGGCCAGCTCGCGGTGTGACCTGTGGGCGGTGCCGCGCCTGTGGGGGTCCCGGTCGCAGGGCGGCCACCCGGACCACATCGGGGCCATCCCGATCGTGAAGATCGGTGACACCACGCTGGGCGGGCCACGGTGGATGGTCAAGCGCGCGTCCGACGTGGTCTTCGCCGTGGTGGCGCTCGTCCTGCTGAGCCCGTTGCTGCTGCTCTGCGCGGTCGCCACGTTCCTCGACGGCGGTCGGGGGATCTTCTTCCGGCAGGAGCGGATCGGCCGCTACGGCCGGCCGTTCCGGGTGGTCAAGTTCCGTACGATGCGGCCGGCCGACGAGCACGAGTCGCAGACCACCTGGTCGATCGCGCACGACCGGCGGATCGGCCCGATCGGGCGGTTCATGCGTCGCGCCTCGCTCGACGAGCTGCCCCAGTTGTGGAACATCCTGCGCGGTGAGATGAGCGTGGTGGGGCCGCGGCCGGAGCGCCCGTACTTCGTGGAGAAGTTCTCCGTGGCCTACCCCGCCTACGCGATGCGGCACCGGGTGCCGGTGGGGTTGACCGGCCTCGCGCAGGTCAGCGGCTTGCGGGGGGACACGCCGATCTCGGACCGGGCGCGGTTCGACAACTACTACGTGGAGAACTGGTCGCTCTGGCTCGACATCAAGATCGTGTTGCGGACGGTCACCGAGGTGTTCCGGGGCGCCGGCCGCTGA
- the rfbD gene encoding dTDP-4-dehydrorhamnose reductase, whose amino-acid sequence MLGRDLVTVLRARPDRSVTAATRADLDVTDARAVRDAVAGHDVVVNAAAWTDVDGAETRERDATAVNGDAVAHLARACAATAARLVHVSTDYVFGGDATGPYPEDAPTGPVNAYGRSKLAGERAVTRLLPEAGYVVRTAWLYGAHGRNFVTTVLRLADERDRIDVVDDQRGQPTWSYRLAERLVALADAALAGDAAPGVYHSTAAGETTWYGLARAVFTLRGLDPDRVRPTTSDRFPRPAPRPRYSVLAHGRWAAAKLPPAGDWRTDLTEALSGRRPGTPR is encoded by the coding sequence ATGCTCGGGCGGGACCTGGTGACGGTGCTGCGCGCCCGGCCGGACCGGTCCGTCACCGCCGCCACCCGCGCCGACCTCGACGTCACCGACGCCCGGGCGGTGCGGGACGCCGTCGCCGGGCACGACGTGGTGGTCAACGCCGCCGCCTGGACCGATGTGGACGGTGCCGAGACCCGCGAGCGGGACGCCACCGCGGTCAACGGGGACGCGGTCGCGCACCTGGCCCGCGCCTGCGCCGCGACCGCCGCCCGACTCGTGCACGTCTCCACCGACTACGTGTTCGGCGGTGACGCCACCGGGCCGTACCCCGAGGACGCGCCGACCGGCCCGGTCAACGCGTACGGGCGGAGCAAGCTCGCCGGGGAGCGGGCGGTGACCCGGCTGCTGCCCGAGGCCGGCTACGTGGTGCGTACCGCCTGGTTGTACGGCGCCCACGGCCGCAACTTCGTCACCACCGTGCTGCGGCTGGCCGACGAACGCGACCGGATCGACGTGGTCGACGACCAACGCGGGCAGCCCACCTGGTCGTACCGGCTCGCCGAGCGGCTCGTCGCGCTCGCCGACGCGGCGCTCGCCGGCGACGCCGCCCCGGGCGTCTACCACAGCACCGCGGCCGGCGAGACGACCTGGTACGGCCTGGCGCGTGCGGTGTTCACCCTCCGGGGCCTCGACCCGGACCGGGTCCGCCCGACCACGAGCGACCGTTTCCCGCGCCCGGCCCCGCGCCCCCGGTACAGCGTGCTGGCCCACGGCCGGTGGGCCGCCGCGAAGCTGCCACCGGCCGGAGACTGGCGCACCGACCTGACCGAGGCGCTCAGCGGCCGGCGCCCCGGAACACCTCGGTGA